GGGGGACGAGGAGGATGGGAACAGGAAGGGAATATTATTTTAAAGAGGGGCcagcagagagagagagagagagagggtgaaaaaaaaaaaaggaaaatgaagtaaaaaagacagagtaaacaaagaaatgtttacaaatataatatatatatatattttatgtaATTAGTAAGGGACCTGCGGAGTCGGTGGGGTACCGTGTGACCGGGACTTTGCTGCCTTCTTCGTTACGCAAGCTAATACGAAAATACACATTAGGGACGAGTATGTGCGAGTGTGTATACGCACGTGCAGCTTTGTGTTTCGTCTCTGTTTCTATGAAGTCCGTTAAGCAGGGGAAGTAATTCGCTCATTACTCGCGACATATCCGAGGGGAagggcgaaaagaaaaaaaaagaaaagcagaaacaaACCCCCGAGAGATGTTAGGAACTTCCCTTTCGCCTTTCGCTCCACACCCCTGCCCcgttatttgttattttcctcttttctccatccactcatatttaaaaaaaaatatatatatatatatatatatatatactgtACCTCCTGCATTTGTCTTACGCGATGCTTGCAGGCCGCTACTGCTTGACGACCCATGATGCTCCCACAAGGCATATAGAGTGGTTGCCCTTATATTTCCATTCCCGTCACtatcttctctctttttttcttttttctttcctttttttctttccctgtgttgtgtgtgtgtgtcaaacagaaaaaggaaacaaagctCCGGCAATGCTTCGTGTTTCTCGATTATCCCTTGCCATTGGCACGTACAGCCTGTTCATGAAGGAGCAAAAGAATAATCCCGCATTGAAGGGACTCCCCGTAGCAAAGCGGGGTCAGGCAACGGCTAAGTTATATCGAGAGCTTTCTGTCACTGAGCGTGAGGAATTGGCAAAGCGTGCCAAAGCTGCTCCGTCTGCAACGAGGAAAAAATCGGTaccgaaaacaaaaggtaaagaaaaggttACAGGAGGGGGAGGCAAACGTAAGGCATCGGAGTACACCGAATTTGTGAAGTCCAACATATCCAAATACAGTAATCTTCCACAACGGGAGCGCATGACTGCCGTAGCAAAGCTGTGgaaacagcagaaacagaTGCGAAAGTAGATCGAATCGCTTCATTATGCCGTGGAAAGCGGGAgtattttcatctttttttgtttttttttacgtgttGTTCACCTGGCCCGCTGTTGGAGCCAAGACATGagtgtcttttttgttgtggaaAGCGAGACAGAAATATGCTTTTCAAGGAAACTCACGTTCGCATAGTAGAGTCAATTTTTCAATGTCGAACTGAAAGAGGATACAAAAGATAGAGAAAagtagagaaagagagaggtagagataaaaagaaactcTTGTTTTGAAGTTTCGAATGGATATATAAGTTTCTATTTATATATCTGCTTATATCTGTCTGATAGAAttattcattttccctttttttttatgttggTTGGAAGTGAGCGGATGAAGcaatattcttttttctgtttgttttacaCTTCTTCGCTGACCCCTTCTATTTTTGATTCTGTTGCTAATTATAGAGGGTTTCTGTTGTGGATACTTGTGGGTGAGTGAGTGGGTTTGTATAAGTTTTTACCCTACACCTTTCACTCTACTTAGCGTGTCTTGTCGATTGCATTCTGTTCGGCAGAATTCccccaacaaaaatatattcacaccttttttaaaaaaaaaaaattggttcCACATCACACACATGCTGCGCACGGGATGTCAACTTTCCCAACCGACTAACTAACTCCTCTCTATTTTTGAGCCTTTTTCCGTACCTTTGCCGttgctcttcttcttcttcatgttTCTGTTGATTGTGTGCAAGATAGCTTTCACTGGTGGATTTAGGCAATTTTCAAAGGAATTGCGGTAACGGAAACATCTAACGAAGGCAGTGTGTACAGTCTCATTACTAGCATTGGCGTCTGTTTAAATCAATaaatcaatatatatatatattaaattgcTTTAGTTTTGGCTCGTGTCTGTGCAGATCAGCCTTGTAGTAAAGGTGGTTACAGCACAGGGTAGGGGTCACTGAGAGAAGCATTGGAAAAAATTTACAACTGTAGTCATAACTACTTATCCATACAAGCATATACGAACATAGagctttttgtttactttttgcGTACCTCCATAAGACGCAACCGCAGGGATCAAGTCCAACAAGGAGCGTTGAACGAAGCAACGGGAACTCGTCGGCACCGCCTTGTCGTCGGGTCTTTCTTGCGCTCGTCAGTGgtgggagaaaaaggaaacatatCTTCACCACCACTTCCACGAGTTCCACTGACAGTTTGGTCACTTGCAACCGGTCGCACTATAGAATTTTTACTATCACAGAAATATAGCTGTGGAGCATCGTAGTTGCATAActgtttatttctttttcgtcgTCGCACAAGAACAGCAATTAGGAGGGTGAAGAACACGTGCTACATTATCTTCTCGCATGTTGCGTTTTACGGTTGCGCTGTGCAGCATTCGCAAAATGGCTTTAAAGCTCTTCCGCGATGAGCAATTACATAGTGCTAACCTGCAGGGTCTCTCGATGGCTCAGAAGCGAAAAGTTATTGAAAAGAAGTTTAATCATCTTGGACGGAATGAGATGAGAGTTCTGAGACAGCGGGCTCGTGAAATGCATGACAATGTGGTGTTAGCGGCGGGTGCGGGTGCGGGTGCGGGTAAGGGTGATTTTCAACCAAGACACCCAAAGATAACCGCATATGAACTGTTCTTTAAGGAACAGTCATCAAACCCATCCATATCTTCCATTACATCCCCCAGACTGCGCGAGAAGCGAGTTTTTGCCATATTTCAAACATTACCCGAGAAGACACGAAAACAATTGGAAGAGAGGGCTGAGCAACTCTCACAAAGCGGTGGGCAACGGAAAATTTCCCCCGCTGTAAAGGTACCAAaaccaaagaaggaaatacaGACAAAGGCATCGAAGAAGGCGCCCACCAAACGAACTGCAGCtaagaaaaagcagaaaccTTCTACTTACAGGGCGTTTGTAAAGGAACAAATGCCTCTCTTAAAGCACCTTCCGCCGGCTGAACGCATTAAAACCATCGCAAAGAAGTGGAAGGCACAAAAGGGTGAGAAGAAACCTACCAAACGGACTGGACCATCTGAGAACAAGGCAGCAGGCAAAAAATAACCCAAATGGGTTTTGTCCAGCCTCggactttttgtttgttttgaacGGCCATTGAAGGCTCATGGGAAAGAGAGAGTGGAATATCGAAGAATAGCTGCAGCAGTTGGCACAACAAACTCCCGTGTAACTTTATGCACGCTGTTAGAGGGGTGACTCATAGGTAATGCGCAGAGCATATGCGAATATGTACGGTGGTGCTAGCATGGCTTgtcaagaaggaaaataggACCACCGCCACTGTACATTTGTCACATTCAAAATATGTTGCCATTCTCATTAAATCGAAGTTGTTAAAACTTTTGTGCTGGTGGAAGAATTTCAGCAGTATGACTTCTTTCTGCTGCGTGGTTTAGTGTATTTTACTTGACGACCCATGATGCTCCCACAAGGCATATAGAGTGGTTGCCCTTATATTTCCATTCCCGTCACtatcttctctctttttttcttttttctttcctttttttctttccctgtgttgtgtgtgtgtgtcaaacagaaaaaggaaacaaagctCCGGCAATGCTTCGTGTTTCTCGATTATCCCTTGCCATTGGCACGTACAGCCTGTTCATGAAGGAGCAAAAGAATAATCCCGCATTGAAGGGACTCCCCGTAGCAAAGCGGGGTCAGGCAACGGCTAAGTTATATCGAGAGCTTTCTGTCACTGAGCGTGAGGAATTGGCAAAGCGTGCCAAAGCTGCTCCGTCTGCAACGAGGAAAAAATCGGTaccgaaaacaaaaggtaaagaaaaggttACAGGAGGGGGAGGCAAACGTAAGGCATCGGAGTACACCGAATTTGTGAAGTCCAACATATCCAAATACAGTAATCTTCCACAACGGGAGCGCATGACTGCCGTAGCAAAGCTGTGgaaacagcagaaacagaTGCGAAGTAAGTGATATTCTTCACCTACTGTCACTATGGTGTTGGTCGTTTCCCTAACAATAGAAACTGAGCTTGTCACAGCACTTGATACGAAGCGTGTTACAGGTAACTGAGTGTAGTTTCGAACACGTTTACTCGAGTCGGTACGTGGAAGTCGTAAAGTTAGACATTACGTGAAATGTTGCAATCCGGCGGTAGCGCTGCCGCAACAGTTTGTTTAATCACCCACAAGCCGAAGGGGTACAGGAACGTGTGAgggcaaagaaaataaaaataaaaaagagatacatagaacaaaaaaaacagatattCCGGAAGCACGAGCAAAAGCCGAGAGTGGGGCGTACTTAGAACGAAATAGATAGAAACGTGGGTCGCCACCCCCTTCGCTCCTACTGCATCACTCATATACCTGAAAATACAATCGAAAATGACATGATGCAGCTGTAGCTGCGGTGCATACTAtgtttattgttattttgtaCCGCCTTATATATTTGATTCACTTTGTATCACTACTTTTGCCtcatttgcttttcttcccccaaCTGTGTAATGGAGGTGCCCACCACCTACACATCCAACCAAGTTAGCAGCAAGGTTATTTGAAGCTATACTCTCCGTTACAAAGTTGATTAAGTAACGCATATTTTTGTTCAGGAAATCCTTTAATAATCGATAGGAAGTGATGTTGCGCTTTACacgttttgttgctgctgctgtgaagAGCGGCGTTGGCAAAAAAGCCGCTAAGACACCACTGCCTGTGGGGAATGCTGCGAGTGCCAGACGTGGCGCCCGTGTTGATGCCATTCCGTTTAATGACAATGTGTCTGTACCTAAGGTAAATGCCAAAAAGATGGTACCACCTCCAAGTGTAAGCAACATTGGCAAAGAAAAGGCTGTTTCTTCCATGAAGGCGAGGGGAGGTGCCAAAGTTAATGCGAAACCACTGGCATCCTTAGGAAAGGTTACGAGTGAGAAGCCAAGTGGCAAGGTAAAGAAGACGCCGTCACCTACGAGGAAACCAACAGAACCTATTACTGTGGTGGAGACATCCTCCGGTAGGAAGGGTGGTAACAAGGCTGCGTCTTTGGCACCGAAGTTGAAGAAAACTGTGAAGCAAATCCACCGTAAGGTCATGCAAAAAAATGCTGGCCGTAAGCCCAAGAAGGCGATGGGTAAGGCGAGTGCTTAATGCCACATAACAAATAGAATTATGTGAGTGTGAATGAACATATCACATCTGCGTGTGGAAGTAAAGTGGGGTGGGTGATGATAGAGGTGCGGAGGGTAGGCGGGAGTATGCAGGTTCCGGGGACTACTGACTAGCGCACTCATGTGTTAGTGGTGTATTACCTTAATacttgttgcttcttttttcatcctGTCCTTACCACCACCCAActctattgttttctttttccttttcatcggGTTATCCCGTTGACGCTAGGCGTCACTCAATAGATGCATTTCCCTGTTGTCGTCGTTTCTTATTTTGTGATATATTTTGTGTAGTCATAGAGTGTTTGAGCATATCACAATGACTTGTGTGCgcgtcttttcttttcacgttTTCGATTATGAGGGAACACACCGTCATTTTGATCACTCAAGAGGGTATCCGCTCACTCGCAGCGTTTCAAGTAACTGCATGAATATGTtatctttttaattttcttacCGCTCCTGTTCAGAAATCGACaaatttttatttgtcgATTACACTGTTCTCTTTGTCACAGAAGCATTAATAGatatttaaatttttttgatATTATGTTGCTCTGTTTTTATTGAGGTATTTTCACAATTGATATttattcctttattttctatttatcactttttctttttttgtcctttctgATGTTTTGTATTTCAGCCAAGGGTTTTCCTTCGTCGGCAAAGGTTTGACGATGCCAATAAAGGGTTCGAGGAAGAGTCCTACGAAGGGCCCAAAAGAGGTGTGTAAAAATGGGAGCCCTCATGTGGGTCCTGATTCCGTGAGGCGTAAGGAAAACCCAAGCGAATCACTGATATCGCGTCTTCAGTTCATACTTTCTGGTGCAGTGGGCGGTAGGCCGGGCGGTTGTGCTGATCGAGTTGGTGTCACTGGGCCCCCAAAAGGTGGCGGCGAACTTGTCCGACTTGCTACTATCCTTCACGGTTGCTTTCTAATTACGATGGCGGGAAAGGCGCAATTAGGTGTTGGTAAGATTGACCATTGCGTCATCGCCACCGTTGACGAACGTTGGCTTGAGGCGATTACTAGGTACTGTGGTTTTACGGTTGTACCGCGCGATATCATCGAGTGTGGGGCCGCCTTCCCTGAATGGCTCTCTGCTTTCGAATCGGTTGTTGAGCATGGTGTGTCTAATGGTGGAACAAACTGTGCACATTCAACGCCGGTTGTCAAGGTGAAGTTGGTTCGTAACTTAGTGCCTTCCGTTGCGGAGGCGGAGCAATTCTTGCGGGAGCGATGGGGTGGGGAAAACTCTTGGCGCCACGGGCGAGTGGAAGAGGTTTTGAACTCCTCCAGCACTGCAGCCGTGAGTTCGAACAGTGCTGGAGAGGTTTTGCGATTCAACGAAGgtgctggcgctgctgcgACTTCAGTTGTGGGGAGTGTTAGCGATGAGGAGTTGCTGAGACAACTTTCTGCAGAACTGAGGGCGACACTAACCGGTGAAAGGCTTAAAGGGGTATTGGCACAGATGCGGAGAGAAGCACTTGGCCTTGAAGCGAGAGAGGAGGAGCTCATTAACAGGCGACAGCGGCAGGAACGCCTTCTCTCTACATATGATCTGGCGCGTGTTCTTTTAGGTGAGAAGAGATCAGCCTGCAACGTGGCGGAGCTGGTCGAACAAATGGTTCGGCAGAATCGTTTTGGGGACGGGAAGGAGGGTATCATTGAACAGCTCGTGTGTCTTACCAAGGTTAAAGAAAGCGGTATGACAATAATTAGGGTGGATGAAGGAAAGGGCACCAATGAGTCTAAGCGTAAGAGACGTGCGAAGGCAACTTCTGACACTGCTTCACTTACTTCGAGAAGGGTAGAGCTTAGCGCTAGTTCCACACTGAAGGAGCTGGAGATTTCCGTTCTTCGGTTAGATCGTACGCTGGCCTCCAGGGCTGGATTGCACCAGGTCTTACAGCGGGAGCAACCCCAGTGAAAAATGTGTGTTCCGTTCGTTACAGTATGTTTAGTATTTTGATCATTGAGTAGTGTACATTGGAAAGCTGCCACGACTCACCAGTGGTTTGCATAAAACTCTAAGGGtgcatgtgttttttatgttttcttctttctttttccgtttctttGTCCTTACGTGGTGTTACCTTTTTAATTCCTTATTTGTTCTTCCCATTATCCGATGCCATTGTGGGTCAGAGGACCCCAGTCATTAGCAGTTAGGAAGCACAAGTGGGGCAACGTCAGGTGGAGAAAGTGAGTGATTTGCTGCAGGATGGGCTTACCCTTCCTTTGCCATACtcgcgtttgtttgttctccAACAAAATACCTTTCGTTTTGTGTGGTTCCCGCTTCGCCCCAGCAACCCTGCACGCGCATCACACAGCTGCTGGTGGGGGGGAGACGCTAAACTTTCCTGAGCTGTCGTCACCCTCCACTTCTAAGGAGCCCTCCGTGGGCAGCGATTCaccacagaagaaaaataaaaagcaagcGTTTGATGCCCTGGCACGTTGGTGCGGCGGTCACCAGCAGCTGCTAATGCGAATCCAACAATCGGCCGAAGATACTTCGGCGGGGGTTGTATTTGAAACCCCATTGACTGAGGTCGACAGCGCCGCGATTAGATGGCTGCAGGGGTCCACGGAACAGCTCACATGTGGGCAATCATTGCTGGTTTGTAGTTTTGTGTGCGAAGTACTTTATTGCCAGCTCAACAGTGCTTCAGGTGGTATCGGTGTGGAAGAGGCGCAACGACTGCAAATACATGCACTCACAAACCGGATTGCGGCACTTCTTCAGAGGGCTGATGAGAGCAACAAACTTGAATCACAACCTCTCTCAGTTCTTATGAGCTGCGCTTACGTAGTACAGCGTCTCAAGTATGTGGATAACCCTTTGTTCGGGGAGACCCAACGGTCGCTGGTTAAAGTACCACCTTCAATTATGTTTGCACTTCTTCACAAACTGCGTGGTGATGGTTTGGGGAAGCTATTCCAACTGGACGAGCGCACGGCTACCGATGTTtgcctttcctttttatttatcgCCACTGAGGAGCATCGCCAGGCGTTCTTTTCCAGCGGGGATGCCGCGCTTGTGAGCAACGTTCTTCGCCGCCTCGTACGGCACACCGCGTCGAAAACACGTAGGATGCGAATCCAGAAGGAGGGTGACATCATTGATTTGCTGACTGTGGATTCACCCAGCGACGGAGATGCACGGCAAACCCCTGTGTGTACGAGCGGGACCGGTTTTACTTCACCTAGTATGCGAGAGTGCGCTATGATTATGCAGAATGTCAGTTTCAGTTCCCCAAGCAACCGATTGGAACTactgttgtatttgttgtgCGTACGCAGGAACCTTGCACAGTGCTCGTTAAAGGATATAGAGTTAGTTCCTACCGTTCTCAGTACAGTAGCGAACATCCGCTCAGCGGAGGCGTGCAGTATACGTAAAAAGATAATTTCACAGTTATGGCTACCGGAAAATAATCCTACACTCGTTGCACAGCTCCTCGTCCACTCGGGCGAATCGATACCGCGCTATGTGACGTACCTGCAAGGGGTACCACCGAGCAAGCTTTCTCCTGGGGACGCCACACAAGTGATTCTGTGTGCTGGTACATACCTTTCATATGAATCTTTGCAACTTTACATAATGGCAGCGCTTCGTGACATTATGCCGAGCTCCTCTTTGATCACATTGGGCGCAGAAACTACGTCTGCGAGTGTGCCGGCAACGGCGTCAGTGCCTACAAGGGTTCCTGCTTGTGATTCCTTGGAGACTGTTTTGTCGGTGCTGCTTATGCGAGTAGAGGAGAAAGGTGGTAGCCTTAGCGAAGTTGAGAAAGATGCCTGTATGGAGTACATTCGTCGGTTGAACGAACTTATTGATTGGTGTGCGTCCGCTCCAACATCATCCCCAAAGCTGGCGTTGCAACGATTGATGTTGCTCACGAAACTTTTCAACAGGGGTCTAGTTGTGCACGCGCCCGAAACAGTTGTGGAGTTGGCTGTGCAGTCGCTTCAACTGGATCCTGGAAATACCATGATGAATACCCTGAAATGCGTCTCGGAGGCATTGCCGTTAGTTTCCGACGACAAGAAACGGTCCATCATCATTGAAAAGATGATTTCCTACAGTGGCACTCGTACAACTTCGTCGGTAATACgctttttgctgcttttggcTCCACTAGTTGATGCAGATAGTCCACACAGTTGTGAGTTGGTTGAGCAACTGCTAAAGTTTCATACGTTGAATCCCCACAAGCTGCGGCAAGCATCCGTGGAGGGTGTTGCTAAGGGAATCGATGTTTACACGCTTCTTCTTATTAACGGAATTGACTTCCTTTTGGCTAGTGGGGATTGGCGTTCATCACCTTCACAACTTCAGAATGTTATTACCACTTGGGTCCGCGATTATACTTTATATGTTATGGATCCAGcgcgaaaacaaaagatagaTGATGGGACCGCGGCGCATGTCGCTCCTGCTacaaaaggtgaaaagaCCGATGTGGTGCAGCACCAACAACCGTCAAGGCTGAATGAGGGCGGCGAACTCCCCACGCTATCCGGTCCCAATGACGATGAACTGGAGCAGGTCTTTACGTGCTTGCTTCGCGCCGGAGTAAAACTACCGCATGCCTTTTCAAGTGAACTTCTTTCCAGAATTCACCGCCTTCAAGCGAAGCAGAACCCTGCAGACGGTACGGATCAACAGGTtgtatttccccttcccgcTCACTTTGTATTCTGCTGCAAACTGGATGTCCCCGTTGAAGTGTCTGTTACTCCGGAAATGATGAAGTACCATATCGACGCATGTGATTACCGAATAATTCATTGCGTGATCACTGCTTTCTTCTCAGCTGCCGGAACTTTTAAACACAACATTAACGATCTTTTATTATGCAACATGCGTTTGGCTTCTCGCTCCTTCGAGTTATTCATCCAACGGCTGGGGGAAGAGGCGAGCAGGTCATTTCGCCCAGCTACCGTTTCGTCTGTCGTGGCAAACACGTTGCGGTTTGTTGTGAACCACATCACGAAGCAGGAGCGGTGCCAACGTGTTTTACGGAAGCTTAACGAGAAGGGAGGAATTGAAGCAGGGGAAGAACTAGAAGGTGATCGGTCTCTTATTGTTGAACATACACGGCTTGGTGAATTGTTAACCCGGATGATTGCCTATCTATCGGGTGCGCACGTGAAAAATGTGGGGCTCTCAGTGCTTGATCGGTTGTCTTTGTTGTCCCCCGCCTGTGGAGAATACCTCATGATGCGGCTTTCCACACAGCTCAGTGAATTTACGCAGGTGGAGTTGCTCTATCTGGTGCAGAAGTATCCGAAATCACAGGATTTAGTTGCCGAATTGCTAGGGAAAAGTGATCTTGTGAGTTCGATGGACTTCGGTGATTATATGCGTGTCATGCGAAATCTTCCCATGTCGATTAACGCACTGGTTATTGGTGCCCATCTACCAGGACTCAACTTTCAGTGGTGCACCCGGATTTTGTCGTCGTTATCAGTGCGACACGAGTCAGTGCCGTTGCATCTTCTGGCGTCGGTGCTACGGCGTCTCAACGATGTGACAGAAAGCGCTACCCTGACGGACCGCAATATAGCGTTTGTTGTCCTGCAGAAATATCTGCAGTTTGATCAGACATCAGGCGATGGTGGTGACTTGGAAGAACGGCAGCGACTCATAAAATGCAGTTGCGACAAACTGTTGGTACTGAGCAGGATTAACTCACTTGATACGTTAAAGGAGTTTCTCGTAGAATTTCCGGAGGCCCTGAGCGGTGTCATTTGTGAAAGTCTGAGTAAGCACGTCGTGCAACATATTGTTGGCGGGTTACTGAAAGATCTTGACGGCCTCTTGACTCTCTGCCGCCTGTTGCATCGGCACAAACTTCTCACCAGTGATGTCAAGGTGGCAATTGTGGATGGTTTCTTCATGAAGACGCTTCAGAGCGAGGTAGAAGGTCGTGCTAACATCGAAGGCGAAAGCAGTCAGGGACTTCAGCCGTTGAATTCGCTGAGGGGTGCATCCTTGAAGACAACCCATCCAGTGTCTAATGTTCTAGCACTTGCTCTGTTACTCAGTGATGGTCCGTTGCATTTTCCCGGGGCCTCCAACAGTTCCAGTACTATTTGTGGTGATAATGAACGTTGCGCTGTTAGTAGTATGTTTCAGGTTGTGAAAGAGTCGTATACTTCCCCACGGGACCGACTGCTTATCGCGAACACATTG
The genomic region above belongs to Trypanosoma brucei brucei TREU927 chromosome 10, whole genome shotgun sequence and contains:
- a CDS encoding kinetoplast DNA-associated protein, putative, whose translation is MLAGRYCLTTHDAPTRHIEWLPLYFHSRHYLLSFFLFSFLFFFPCVVCVCQTEKGNKAPAMLRVSRLSLAIGTYSLFMKEQKNNPALKGLPVAKRGQATAKLYRELSVTEREELAKRAKAAPSATRKKSVPKTKGKEKVTGGGGKRKASEYTEFVKSNISKYSNLPQRERMTAVAKLWKQQKQMRK
- a CDS encoding kinetoplast DNA-associated protein, putative, coding for MLRVSRLSLAIGTYSLFMKEQKNNPALKGLPVAKRGQATAKLYRELSVTEREELAKRAKAAPSATRKKSVPKTKGKEKVTGGGGKRKASEYTEFVKSNISKYSNLPQRERMTAVAKLWKQQKQMRSK